A section of the Armatimonadota bacterium genome encodes:
- a CDS encoding ADP-ribosylglycohydrolase family protein gives MSLGRKFAADHLRNLLRDELRLKSEQGFSIPPGLADRMAHSSFSELHDIETELESLTEPDHLGTNEPLDWTIPSLALEKWVPNQNELDDRIRGAWYGRIAGCILGKPLEIHPFMREPKLLRQYLERTNQWPLSDFVDANDDVCVEITGQTLGSRPSVRGNIRYAQSDDDLRYTLAGLRILDKIPNPSTRDVFQYWSSHWLPDQTFTAEQAAISNSYAFGRPHHWEQPEDAEYQQAMRQWRNPYREWIGAAIRADGWAYGYAGNPERAAQVAQQDALISHERNGEYSEIFFAAWISASFRLPLHDSFRVALQTVPQNSRLATAMVETKARCDAGGTMDELLDYIEVTSGHYDGVHSINNALACVASVFLSNGDLELSITRAVMFGLDTDCNGATVGSIVGARVGASGFPVEKWINPFDDTIDFEFVGEERQSINGLASWTVELWRRLNQ, from the coding sequence ATGTCGCTTGGACGAAAGTTCGCCGCAGATCATCTTCGAAACCTACTGCGAGACGAGCTTCGCCTCAAATCTGAACAGGGGTTTTCCATCCCGCCTGGGCTAGCAGATCGAATGGCTCATTCCTCATTTAGTGAGTTACACGACATTGAAACTGAACTGGAGAGCCTTACAGAACCTGATCACTTGGGGACGAACGAGCCGCTAGACTGGACGATACCAAGCCTGGCGCTTGAAAAATGGGTTCCGAACCAAAACGAACTAGACGATCGCATTCGTGGCGCTTGGTATGGGCGAATCGCCGGGTGCATCTTGGGCAAACCGTTGGAGATTCACCCGTTTATGCGTGAACCAAAGTTGCTAAGGCAATATCTGGAGCGAACGAATCAGTGGCCACTTTCCGACTTCGTAGATGCGAATGACGACGTGTGCGTCGAGATAACGGGACAGACGCTTGGTTCTCGCCCTTCGGTTCGTGGGAACATCAGGTACGCCCAAAGTGATGATGATCTACGATACACCCTCGCAGGCTTGCGCATTCTTGACAAGATTCCTAATCCTTCAACTCGCGATGTCTTCCAGTACTGGTCTAGCCACTGGCTTCCCGACCAGACGTTCACGGCTGAGCAAGCGGCGATTAGCAACAGCTACGCCTTTGGTCGTCCGCATCACTGGGAACAACCCGAAGACGCTGAGTATCAGCAAGCAATGCGTCAATGGCGCAATCCCTATCGTGAATGGATTGGAGCGGCGATTCGCGCCGACGGCTGGGCTTATGGCTATGCGGGCAACCCTGAGCGAGCCGCCCAGGTTGCTCAGCAGGATGCTTTGATTTCTCACGAACGTAACGGTGAGTACAGCGAAATCTTCTTCGCAGCATGGATATCGGCCTCCTTTCGTCTGCCGCTGCACGATTCTTTCAGAGTGGCACTCCAAACTGTTCCACAAAACAGCCGGCTAGCCACTGCAATGGTCGAGACAAAGGCGCGATGTGACGCCGGAGGCACGATGGACGAGTTGCTGGACTACATTGAGGTAACCAGCGGTCACTATGATGGAGTCCACTCAATCAACAATGCTCTCGCTTGCGTAGCATCAGTATTCTTATCAAATGGCGATCTCGAACTGTCCATCACCCGGGCAGTCATGTTTGGTCTGGATACAGATTGCAACGGAGCTACCGTCGGAAGCATCGTCGGAGCAAGGGTCGGCGCGAGCGGGTTCCCAGTCGAAAAATGGATCAACCCTTTCGATGACACGATCGATTTTGAGTTTGTTGGAGAGGAACGGCAGTCTATTAACGGTCTTGCGAGTTGGACCGTGGAGCTTTGGAGAAGGCTCAACCAGTAA
- the miaA gene encoding tRNA (adenosine(37)-N6)-dimethylallyltransferase MiaA: MLGPTASGKSSLAEELAEKHDAVILNGDAFQMYRGMDIGTAKPRDKARYELLDLKTPDEEFGVGEYVLLAAKRLNEHFNNNVNVILCGGTGLYIRALIEEYQDLSPAPSPELRRELNERPEDELVDQLRSQFPETASKTDLKNRIRVTRALERCLAPKEKIQFSIPPFTKKKVGLVPDVKNTELNIQHRTSVMMQNGWVNEVKELLNNGYRPGNPGFRAIGYSAIVDFLHGDLTEAELIETIEAETRNYAKRQRTWLRSEPDLEVFSNGIDALGATRAWIQSMH; encoded by the coding sequence ATCCTCGGCCCAACTGCCTCCGGAAAGTCTTCATTGGCCGAAGAACTTGCAGAGAAGCACGACGCCGTCATTCTGAACGGCGATGCCTTTCAGATGTATCGAGGGATGGACATCGGAACCGCAAAGCCACGCGACAAAGCTCGTTACGAACTTCTTGACCTTAAGACCCCCGATGAGGAGTTTGGGGTCGGCGAATATGTGTTGCTCGCAGCCAAGCGACTTAATGAGCACTTTAATAACAATGTTAACGTCATTCTTTGCGGAGGAACCGGGCTTTATATCCGCGCCCTCATCGAGGAATATCAAGATCTTTCACCGGCACCTTCGCCTGAACTGCGCCGAGAGCTGAACGAGCGACCAGAGGACGAACTGGTCGACCAACTCCGTTCGCAGTTCCCGGAGACGGCTTCCAAAACGGATCTCAAGAACCGAATACGAGTCACCAGGGCCCTCGAAAGATGCTTAGCACCCAAAGAGAAAATCCAGTTTTCGATCCCTCCGTTCACCAAAAAAAAGGTCGGGCTTGTGCCAGATGTCAAAAATACTGAACTAAACATCCAGCATCGAACGTCTGTTATGATGCAAAATGGCTGGGTAAATGAAGTTAAGGAGCTCCTTAACAACGGCTACCGACCAGGAAACCCCGGTTTTCGCGCAATTGGATACTCGGCAATTGTCGATTTTCTCCACGGCGATCTCACCGAGGCAGAACTGATCGAGACCATCGAAGCAGAGACGAGGAACTACGCCAAGCGGCAACGCACGTGGCTACGTTCCGAGCCTGACTTGGAGGTTTTTAGCAACGGAATCGATGCCTTGGGCGCAACCCGGGCATGGATTCAGAGTATGCATTAA
- the hfq gene encoding RNA chaperone Hfq: MGKAINLQDMFLNQVRKEGVSVTVYLTNSVQLRGNVRGFDAFTILLDSPGKPTQLVYKHAVASIVPAKTVGTYRAPGEHEEHHPSDSE; this comes from the coding sequence ATGGGTAAGGCAATCAACCTGCAAGATATGTTTCTGAACCAAGTCCGCAAGGAAGGGGTCAGCGTTACGGTCTATCTCACCAATAGCGTCCAGCTTCGTGGCAACGTACGCGGCTTCGACGCGTTCACGATTCTCTTGGATTCGCCCGGTAAGCCAACTCAGTTGGTCTATAAGCACGCAGTAGCTTCAATTGTTCCTGCCAAGACGGTCGGCACATACCGCGCCCCAGGCGAGCACGAAGAGCATCACCCAAGCGATTCCGAGTGA
- the dapF gene encoding diaminopimelate epimerase → MSIPFTKMQGIGNDFVVIDTLRDSVALSGLPALARSVCDRKFGVGADGLIFVLRKEGKLEMAMLNPDGSLSEMCGNGLRCFGRLAVDRGYAAGTFPVLTGAGELTVSVTGIAGVSPAPRAEGEASANNSSAKANESASGTAHSITIDMGEGTFPLGKALIDLNDGFKAIHVSMGNPHIVIITDNVDAIPLEEVGPQLEHHPLFPQRTNVHFVQVLNRTEIKQRTWERGAGITLACGTGACACAVATATLGLTERKLLNHLPGGDLTLEYQNNGHVLMKGAAEYVFEGELA, encoded by the coding sequence GTGAGCATTCCCTTCACAAAAATGCAGGGCATCGGTAACGACTTCGTCGTCATCGACACCCTGCGCGATTCCGTCGCCCTGTCGGGACTTCCCGCGTTGGCGCGTTCGGTCTGTGATCGCAAGTTTGGCGTCGGAGCCGACGGTCTCATCTTTGTCCTGCGGAAAGAAGGCAAGCTAGAAATGGCAATGCTCAACCCCGACGGCTCACTCAGCGAGATGTGCGGAAATGGGTTGCGTTGTTTCGGGAGGTTGGCGGTTGATCGTGGCTACGCTGCGGGGACTTTTCCGGTTCTGACCGGGGCAGGGGAACTGACCGTGAGCGTCACCGGGATCGCGGGCGTCTCGCCTGCCCCGCGAGCCGAAGGGGAGGCCTCAGCTAACAATTCATCCGCAAAAGCAAACGAAAGCGCGTCTGGCACTGCACACTCCATAACCATCGATATGGGGGAGGGGACCTTCCCGCTTGGAAAGGCTCTAATCGATCTCAACGATGGCTTCAAGGCAATCCATGTGAGCATGGGCAACCCGCACATCGTAATTATCACTGACAACGTCGACGCAATCCCTCTCGAAGAAGTCGGTCCGCAATTGGAGCACCACCCACTGTTCCCTCAACGAACGAACGTCCACTTCGTCCAAGTCCTGAACCGAACTGAAATCAAACAGCGAACCTGGGAAAGAGGTGCCGGAATCACCCTCGCCTGCGGCACCGGAGCCTGCGCCTGCGCAGTAGCAACCGCAACCCTCGGTCTGACCGAGAGAAAGCTACTCAACCACCTGCCAGGTGGTGATTTGACTTTGGAATACCAAAACAACGGGCACGTCTTGATGAAGGGCGCCGCTGAATATGTTTTTGAGGGTGAACTCGCTTAA
- a CDS encoding PilZ domain-containing protein, with the protein MPNSGLTKHLSPDTPVIVAFMIDGRPMAVNGLCVGEQPLKIFTKDLRTQDISYPQSVVLVWHREESVLKGEADAVSVEAYKAGFLLTIERTHVAEVDRRVYARYPVEAAVSIRSVCDMKGSQVIALSQGVTKDVSLGGAWVDVQPVVTMGSIVEFHMKVDGEDMSALAMVAHDNPNRGGNGLEFIDFYGDSRDKFVKFLERASKAA; encoded by the coding sequence GTGCCGAACTCAGGACTCACTAAGCACTTGTCTCCGGATACCCCGGTGATCGTTGCCTTCATGATCGATGGCCGCCCGATGGCGGTCAATGGATTGTGTGTGGGTGAACAGCCTTTAAAGATCTTTACCAAGGATCTGCGAACTCAAGATATCAGCTATCCGCAATCGGTCGTCCTCGTCTGGCACCGTGAAGAATCGGTCCTGAAAGGTGAGGCAGACGCAGTGAGCGTTGAGGCTTACAAGGCTGGGTTCTTGCTCACTATCGAGCGCACCCATGTCGCCGAAGTCGACCGACGAGTCTACGCTCGGTACCCAGTTGAGGCAGCGGTAAGCATTCGCTCGGTCTGCGACATGAAGGGTTCGCAAGTCATTGCGCTGAGCCAGGGTGTGACCAAGGACGTCAGTTTAGGTGGGGCTTGGGTTGACGTTCAACCGGTCGTCACGATGGGTTCAATCGTTGAATTTCACATGAAAGTGGACGGCGAGGACATGTCCGCACTGGCAATGGTCGCTCACGATAACCCCAATCGAGGCGGAAACGGCCTCGAATTCATCGATTTCTACGGCGACTCGCGAGACAAGTTTGTCAAGTTCCTCGAGCGGGCTAGCAAGGCGGCTTAA
- the smpB gene encoding SsrA-binding protein SmpB, whose translation MAKAKTKKEATGPKTIQNRKARYDYHILDEFEAGMVLVGSEVKSLFAGKGNLTDGYCRVVNDEMWLMNVDVEPYDKATYFSHERRRDRKLLLHRKEIIQIERKSMEKGFSIVPLEIYFKHGKAKVKIAMVQGKSNYDKRDTIAKRDTKREIDRALHGRD comes from the coding sequence GTGGCTAAAGCCAAGACCAAAAAAGAGGCGACCGGACCGAAAACGATCCAGAACCGGAAGGCTCGATACGACTATCACATCCTTGATGAATTCGAGGCTGGAATGGTTTTGGTCGGCAGCGAGGTCAAGAGTCTATTCGCAGGGAAAGGGAACCTTACCGACGGGTATTGCCGAGTCGTCAACGACGAAATGTGGCTGATGAACGTCGATGTCGAGCCTTATGACAAGGCCACGTACTTTTCGCACGAGCGTCGGCGCGACCGAAAGCTGCTTCTTCACCGTAAGGAAATCATTCAGATCGAGCGAAAAAGCATGGAGAAAGGCTTCTCAATCGTTCCGTTAGAAATCTATTTCAAGCACGGAAAAGCCAAGGTGAAGATTGCAATGGTGCAAGGTAAGTCGAATTACGATAAGCGGGATACAATCGCAAAGCGAGATACCAAGCGCGAAATTGACCGGGCTCTCCACGGAAGAGATTAG
- a CDS encoding FKBP-type peptidyl-prolyl cis-trans isomerase, translating into MSRYAFAILLGLAVIGCNKTGGDTSSAPATAAGTAGTTALKIEDLEPGTGPAAANGDTVFVLYRGTLMNGTEFDGNMDAKFKASESKEPYPVVIGVGSVIKGWDEGLVGTKEGMVRRLWIPSAKAYGAAGSGEKIGPNADLNFDLKILKVVRKGETPEITAKTTAPGAGPAITENSKVIVKYTGTYLNGKVFDKRDTIPLTPVKSLVNGFGEALMGLKKGGKRTITFPPGTVQFIGIRGNQYLQIEVEVLDVK; encoded by the coding sequence ATGTCGCGTTATGCGTTTGCAATTCTTCTAGGTCTCGCCGTAATCGGATGCAATAAAACCGGTGGAGATACGTCCTCCGCGCCTGCAACTGCAGCCGGAACTGCCGGGACGACCGCACTCAAAATCGAAGATCTTGAGCCAGGAACCGGGCCTGCCGCCGCGAACGGAGACACGGTATTCGTTCTGTACCGAGGAACCCTCATGAACGGCACCGAGTTCGATGGCAACATGGACGCAAAGTTCAAAGCGTCAGAATCCAAAGAGCCTTACCCGGTTGTCATCGGCGTTGGAAGCGTTATTAAAGGCTGGGATGAAGGGCTTGTTGGAACCAAAGAAGGCATGGTGCGCAGACTTTGGATTCCCTCGGCCAAGGCATACGGAGCGGCTGGATCGGGCGAGAAGATTGGTCCGAACGCCGACCTAAACTTCGACCTCAAGATTCTTAAAGTCGTCCGTAAAGGCGAAACACCAGAAATCACCGCTAAGACAACCGCCCCTGGTGCAGGTCCGGCAATCACCGAAAACAGCAAGGTCATCGTGAAATACACCGGTACCTACCTCAATGGAAAAGTCTTTGACAAGCGAGACACCATCCCTCTGACGCCAGTCAAGAGTTTGGTCAACGGTTTTGGCGAAGCTCTGATGGGCCTCAAGAAGGGTGGAAAGCGAACCATCACTTTCCCACCCGGCACCGTTCAATTCATCGGTATTCGCGGCAACCAATACCTACAGATCGAAGTCGAAGTCCTCGACGTCAAATAA
- a CDS encoding SDR family oxidoreductase, with translation MKTALVTGSSRGIGAEIARRLVSDGNNVVLHYSKGQDEAEALRAELGSSCLGALQADLMSPKETERLWFQATAFGTIDTLVNNAGVYEQIPFWSAEAFEENRKKMFRINFEAPCELMRLAIDEFELHDGGKVLNVASRVGFRGEAGASMYAASKAALINVTRSLAVEYAGTKIGFYGIAPGWVDTSMARNGMNERLSQILETIPAGRMASPADCAQAASFLLSEGSEYLSGSVIDINGASYFH, from the coding sequence ATGAAAACTGCGTTAGTGACCGGAAGTTCAAGAGGAATTGGAGCCGAAATTGCTCGTCGATTAGTCAGTGACGGCAACAATGTCGTCTTGCACTATTCGAAAGGGCAAGACGAAGCTGAAGCTCTCAGGGCAGAGCTTGGCTCCTCGTGTTTGGGCGCTTTGCAAGCAGATTTGATGTCTCCTAAAGAGACGGAGAGGCTTTGGTTTCAGGCTACTGCGTTCGGGACAATCGACACATTAGTCAACAATGCTGGAGTCTATGAGCAGATTCCGTTCTGGTCCGCCGAAGCGTTTGAGGAGAATCGCAAAAAGATGTTTCGCATCAATTTTGAGGCTCCTTGCGAGTTGATGCGGCTTGCTATCGATGAGTTTGAGCTGCACGACGGCGGAAAAGTTTTAAACGTCGCAAGTCGGGTGGGATTCCGGGGAGAGGCTGGTGCTTCGATGTATGCAGCGTCCAAGGCGGCCCTTATCAACGTGACGCGTTCGCTTGCCGTTGAATACGCGGGCACCAAAATTGGCTTCTACGGAATCGCTCCGGGTTGGGTGGATACGTCGATGGCGCGAAACGGAATGAATGAACGACTTTCGCAGATTCTTGAGACGATCCCCGCCGGGAGAATGGCATCTCCGGCTGATTGCGCTCAGGCGGCGAGTTTCTTGCTTTCGGAGGGATCCGAATACTTATCTGGCTCCGTGATTGATATCAACGGAGCCAGCTACTTCCACTAA
- the scpB gene encoding SMC-Scp complex subunit ScpB: MNLVDQLEALIFVTEAPVRIGDLVRVLGLPEGTVEQGLELLAEKHADQGALKLVKLAGGYQFATKPVFAELVANYLQPQRAKMSRSVMEVLAVVAYRQPVTVADIETVRGVQSDYGVRMLAERNLICEVGRLDKPGRPVLWGTTAQFLHQFNLPDKESLPKLELTGLPPTAHDEAPLLVGEEV; encoded by the coding sequence TTGAATCTCGTCGACCAACTGGAAGCCCTCATCTTCGTCACCGAAGCGCCGGTGCGAATCGGGGATTTGGTGCGGGTTCTGGGCTTACCGGAAGGCACCGTAGAGCAAGGATTAGAACTGCTGGCAGAAAAACACGCCGACCAGGGCGCACTTAAGCTCGTCAAACTCGCAGGGGGCTACCAGTTTGCGACCAAACCAGTGTTCGCTGAACTCGTTGCGAACTACCTCCAACCGCAACGAGCGAAGATGAGCCGATCTGTCATGGAAGTTTTAGCGGTGGTCGCCTATCGTCAGCCGGTTACCGTGGCAGATATTGAAACAGTTAGGGGTGTCCAAAGCGATTACGGAGTTCGGATGCTTGCCGAACGGAACCTGATCTGCGAAGTCGGACGGCTCGATAAACCCGGCCGACCGGTTTTGTGGGGCACAACGGCGCAGTTTTTGCACCAGTTTAATTTGCCTGATAAGGAGAGCTTGCCGAAGTTGGAACTCACCGGACTTCCGCCAACCGCGCATGACGAAGCACCTTTGCTCGTAGGTGAAGAGGTTTGA
- a CDS encoding segregation/condensation protein A, with protein MANRALAENPNLNTLGVVAPPPILVQTPAFEGTLATLFRCVREHKVDLLEVPMEPICEAYLFYLMESAETNLDEAAAALTVLAYLLEKKAWQLLPVYEEDEPEMDEATALPDPTTYEYADVIQRLLEGHEERTKLFFRTATPQLDPYEIPYDVGDVTAGDLAKAFERLLKKANPEPVELLAKPRKSIQEQMKFVLLALKPSYQRIDQMFVGEYTRTDAVYWFLALLELIRLGAAAVKLEGEEVLFAKK; from the coding sequence GTGGCAAATCGCGCCCTTGCCGAGAATCCTAATTTGAACACGCTTGGCGTGGTCGCTCCTCCGCCGATTCTGGTCCAGACTCCGGCGTTTGAGGGGACGTTGGCGACATTGTTCCGGTGCGTCCGCGAGCATAAGGTTGACTTGCTCGAAGTGCCGATGGAGCCGATTTGCGAGGCATATTTGTTCTATCTGATGGAGAGTGCGGAGACGAACCTTGATGAGGCAGCGGCGGCTTTGACTGTGCTTGCTTATCTGCTGGAGAAGAAGGCGTGGCAGTTGTTGCCGGTGTATGAGGAAGACGAGCCGGAGATGGATGAGGCGACGGCGTTGCCAGATCCAACGACCTACGAATATGCGGACGTAATTCAGCGGTTGCTGGAAGGGCATGAGGAACGGACGAAGCTCTTTTTCCGAACCGCGACCCCTCAACTCGATCCATACGAGATTCCTTATGACGTAGGGGATGTAACTGCTGGAGACTTGGCTAAGGCGTTCGAGCGACTTCTCAAGAAGGCGAATCCCGAACCTGTCGAGCTTCTGGCGAAACCCCGAAAGTCGATTCAGGAGCAGATGAAGTTTGTGCTTCTGGCTCTGAAACCGAGCTACCAGCGGATCGACCAGATGTTTGTTGGCGAGTACACGCGGACGGATGCGGTGTATTGGTTCCTCGCCCTGCTCGAACTCATCCGACTGGGCGCGGCAGCGGTTAAACTAGAAGGCGAGGAAGTGCTTTTCGCTAAGAAATAG
- a CDS encoding phosphatase PAP2 family protein, translating into MPLTVCAEDRTSESISGPGTKAFVALAVVLPAIQGGENGREFSLRTLDSLLTATLLSEGLKRLTRVPRPDTGTPDSFPSGHATAAFAVATIAAERDPRAAPFWYAGAFAIAQSRVKLNRHRETDVLAGALLGLAVGRIELASPSGLLFRVNNDGSKSVGFGLRF; encoded by the coding sequence TTGCCCCTAACGGTTTGCGCCGAAGACCGCACAAGCGAGTCGATCAGCGGCCCCGGAACGAAGGCTTTTGTCGCGCTCGCGGTGGTTTTGCCGGCCATTCAAGGCGGTGAGAACGGACGCGAGTTTTCGCTTAGAACGCTCGATAGCCTGCTCACGGCAACCCTCCTCTCGGAGGGGTTGAAGCGGTTGACCAGAGTTCCGCGACCGGACACTGGAACCCCCGATTCATTTCCCAGCGGCCACGCCACCGCCGCGTTCGCGGTTGCGACCATTGCCGCCGAGCGTGATCCACGCGCCGCGCCTTTTTGGTATGCCGGTGCGTTTGCGATTGCTCAGTCCAGGGTTAAGTTAAATCGTCACCGGGAAACAGATGTCCTGGCGGGTGCCTTGCTGGGACTGGCAGTCGGTCGAATCGAGCTGGCTTCGCCTTCGGGGTTGCTGTTTCGTGTCAACAACGACGGCTCGAAGTCAGTCGGGTTTGGGTTGAGGTTCTGA
- the aroC gene encoding chorismate synthase, giving the protein MASSFGTLFRITTWGESHGGGVGVVIDGCPPRLQISLEAIQAELDRRRPGQSKITTQRKESDTVRILSGVNEEGLSLGTPISLLVMNEDQRSNDYNEMKDKYRPSHADFAYDQKYGIRAWQGGGRSSARETIGRVAAGAIAKMLLSKLGVEVVSYVERVHEISTEIDPLSVALEDVESNIVRCPDLATANQMIELIEKIRKEGNSIGGTIFTVVKGVPAGWGEPVFDKLEADLGKAILSLPACKGIEFGGGFGMTHLTGLEANDHYYSVANDNEIPDVATRTNHSGGIQGGISNGMPILIRSAFKPTATVLREQPTVDNQHQDTTLTGRGRHDPCVLPRAVPMVDAMVALVLADHALRQKALS; this is encoded by the coding sequence ATGGCAAGCTCCTTCGGCACCCTTTTCCGCATCACCACGTGGGGCGAGTCTCATGGCGGCGGAGTTGGGGTAGTGATTGATGGCTGTCCGCCGCGCCTCCAGATAAGCCTCGAAGCCATCCAGGCAGAACTCGACCGCCGCCGACCCGGGCAAAGCAAGATCACCACTCAGCGCAAGGAGTCGGACACGGTCCGCATCCTGAGCGGAGTGAACGAAGAGGGCCTCAGCCTCGGTACTCCGATCTCGCTCCTGGTAATGAACGAGGATCAGAGGAGCAACGACTACAACGAGATGAAGGACAAGTACCGTCCATCTCACGCCGACTTTGCTTACGACCAAAAATACGGAATCCGAGCCTGGCAGGGCGGTGGCCGGTCCTCGGCGCGAGAGACGATTGGACGAGTCGCCGCTGGGGCAATCGCAAAAATGCTCCTGTCGAAGCTGGGCGTCGAGGTCGTCAGCTATGTCGAGCGGGTCCACGAAATTTCAACGGAGATTGATCCGCTCAGCGTCGCCCTTGAGGACGTCGAGTCCAACATCGTTCGCTGCCCAGATCTCGCCACGGCGAACCAGATGATCGAACTCATCGAGAAGATTCGCAAAGAAGGCAATTCGATTGGAGGAACGATTTTCACCGTCGTCAAAGGCGTTCCTGCCGGTTGGGGCGAACCGGTTTTTGACAAGCTTGAGGCCGACCTAGGGAAAGCCATCCTGAGCTTGCCTGCTTGCAAAGGCATCGAATTCGGCGGCGGGTTTGGGATGACCCACCTCACGGGGCTTGAGGCGAATGACCACTATTACTCCGTCGCGAACGATAACGAAATTCCGGATGTAGCAACGAGGACGAACCATTCAGGGGGAATCCAAGGCGGAATCAGTAACGGAATGCCCATCCTTATTCGCTCGGCTTTCAAACCGACCGCGACCGTCCTTCGCGAACAGCCCACGGTGGACAACCAGCACCAGGATACAACTCTCACAGGGCGAGGACGGCATGATCCATGCGTTTTGCCTCGCGCTGTCCCCATGGTTGACGCCATGGTTGCTCTTGTATTAGCCGACCATGCTCTCCGGCAGAAGGCGCTCTCTTAA
- the pstB gene encoding phosphate ABC transporter ATP-binding protein PstB, which translates to MSATTPTQTAPKIVADGVDFHYGSFHALKDINVTIPEKKVTAFIGPSGCGKSTFLRCLNRMNDLIDGTKLTGKVTIDGFDIYEKQVDPVALRKQVGMVFQKPNPFPMSIYDNITYGPKLYGKRSKSELDGIVETCLKQAALWDDVKDKLKKSALELSGGQQQRLCIARTLAVDPKIILMDEPCSALDPIATSRIEDLIFELKEKYTIVMVTHNMQQAQRASDFTAFFMLGRLVEVNTTQNIFLYPQKKETEDYISGRFG; encoded by the coding sequence ATGAGCGCCACTACACCCACCCAGACCGCACCGAAGATCGTCGCCGACGGCGTTGATTTTCACTACGGCTCGTTTCATGCGTTGAAGGACATCAATGTCACGATTCCCGAGAAGAAGGTCACCGCATTCATCGGCCCCTCCGGCTGCGGAAAATCGACGTTTCTTCGGTGCCTGAACCGAATGAATGACCTCATCGACGGCACAAAGCTGACAGGAAAGGTCACGATTGACGGTTTTGATATTTACGAAAAGCAGGTCGACCCGGTCGCCCTTCGCAAGCAAGTCGGCATGGTGTTCCAAAAGCCAAACCCGTTCCCAATGTCGATCTACGACAACATCACGTACGGGCCAAAGCTGTACGGGAAGCGCAGCAAGTCTGAATTGGACGGGATCGTCGAGACTTGTCTTAAGCAAGCCGCCTTGTGGGACGACGTGAAGGACAAGTTGAAGAAGTCCGCACTTGAACTTTCTGGCGGACAGCAGCAACGACTCTGCATTGCCCGAACCCTTGCGGTTGACCCGAAAATCATTCTTATGGACGAGCCCTGTTCGGCTCTCGACCCGATTGCTACTTCTCGCATCGAAGACCTCATCTTTGAACTCAAAGAGAAGTACACGATCGTGATGGTCACCCACAACATGCAACAGGCCCAGCGCGCGAGCGACTTCACCGCGTTTTTCATGCTCGGCCGCCTGGTCGAAGTCAACACAACCCAAAACATCTTCTTGTATCCCCAAAAGAAAGAGACCGAAGACTACATCTCCGGTCGCTTTGGTTGA
- a CDS encoding pseudouridine synthase produces MPKREAPELERLHVRIAHSGLCSRRAAEKLIQEARVEVNDEVVVELGRKVGPDDVVKVDGITIKEAKLYTLLFHKPAGVVTTLFDPQNRPTIKRYLPDYGVQLKPVGRLDKDTDGLLIVTNDGELALRVTHPRYGLEKEYQVIVKGYPQEKDIDKLRKGIFIEGGKTQPAHVEFGFVDDRKETTSFRMTIKEGRKRQVRLMCEAIGHPVVKLTRIRIGPFLLKGLSPGECRLMGKQDLDKLRKMIGLDV; encoded by the coding sequence ATGCCCAAACGCGAAGCGCCTGAACTCGAACGACTGCATGTGCGCATCGCCCACTCCGGACTCTGCTCCCGCAGGGCAGCTGAAAAGCTGATTCAGGAGGCTCGGGTGGAAGTCAATGACGAAGTTGTTGTCGAACTCGGCCGCAAAGTCGGCCCCGATGATGTCGTCAAAGTTGACGGAATCACCATCAAGGAAGCCAAGCTCTACACCCTCCTGTTCCACAAGCCCGCAGGAGTCGTGACGACACTTTTTGACCCTCAAAACCGACCGACCATCAAGCGATACTTGCCCGATTACGGCGTACAGCTCAAGCCCGTTGGACGCCTCGACAAAGACACCGACGGACTCCTGATCGTCACCAACGACGGCGAACTCGCCCTCCGAGTCACCCACCCCAGATACGGCCTCGAAAAGGAGTATCAGGTGATCGTCAAGGGGTATCCGCAGGAGAAGGACATCGACAAGCTCCGCAAAGGAATCTTCATCGAAGGCGGCAAAACTCAGCCTGCCCACGTTGAATTCGGCTTTGTTGACGACCGCAAGGAAACCACATCGTTCCGAATGACAATCAAAGAAGGTCGCAAGCGACAGGTTCGCCTGATGTGCGAGGCCATTGGTCACCCGGTGGTCAAACTCACTCGAATCCGCATCGGACCGTTCCTGCTGAAAGGGCTCTCGCCCGGCGAGTGCCGTCTGATGGGCAAGCAAGATTTGGACAAATTGCGTAAGATGATCGGACTAGATGTTTAA